Proteins found in one Legionella pneumophila subsp. pascullei genomic segment:
- a CDS encoding pentapeptide repeat-containing protein — MKNYKLVTLFIIMGLSLPTQSKGLADPEDLKIFNDTNYCQGCELSGVSIYEDHDNGFLINSYAIQTEFLGSFYKMNFSGSVMNNATFRKFPQPLKVQESNFDKVNLSHSKFDRVDLSRANFSDVNLSNSKLDGVNLSEVNFTNANLTNVTMENSILIGSNLTKEQLAQFKSIKCTVMPNGELNHRGC, encoded by the coding sequence ATGAAAAATTATAAATTAGTGACATTGTTTATTATCATGGGTTTGTCTTTGCCAACTCAATCAAAAGGTTTGGCTGATCCTGAAGATTTGAAAATATTTAATGATACAAATTACTGTCAAGGTTGTGAGTTGAGTGGCGTTAGTATTTATGAGGATCATGATAATGGGTTCTTGATTAATTCTTATGCGATACAAACTGAGTTTTTAGGTTCATTTTATAAAATGAATTTTTCAGGAAGCGTTATGAATAATGCTACTTTTCGTAAATTTCCGCAACCGTTAAAGGTTCAGGAATCGAACTTTGATAAAGTGAATCTGAGCCACTCTAAATTTGATCGCGTTGATCTCAGCAGAGCAAATTTTAGCGATGTGAACCTAAGTAATTCCAAATTGGATGGGGTTAATTTATCGGAAGTTAATTTCACAAATGCCAATTTGACAAATGTGACTATGGAGAACTCCATTTTAATCGGTTCAAACTTAACAAAAGAGCAGCTCGCACAGTTTAAAAGTATTAAATGTACGGTCATGCCGAATGGTGAGTTGAATCATAGAGGCTGTTAA
- the traF gene encoding conjugative transfer signal peptidase TraF: protein MRKIAIIFMALITTGILFHALGFRINLTESIPVGLYRVTHTDTLKNAYVIFCPDDRAAFRLAKDRGYIDHGLPCGGYGYLMKKVVAVSGDVISVTPQGVYVNQELLPYSKPKLKDGMNRALPQWRVTHYPLQNDEVMTMTSQSEWSFDGRYYGLVHTRQIKGMITPVWVFNK, encoded by the coding sequence ATGAGAAAAATAGCGATTATTTTCATGGCGTTGATTACTACAGGCATTCTTTTTCATGCATTGGGATTCAGAATAAACCTGACAGAATCCATTCCTGTGGGTTTATATCGTGTGACCCATACAGACACCCTCAAAAATGCTTACGTGATTTTTTGCCCTGATGACCGAGCCGCGTTCCGCTTAGCCAAAGATAGAGGCTATATTGACCACGGTCTGCCCTGTGGAGGCTATGGGTATTTAATGAAAAAAGTGGTCGCAGTTTCAGGGGATGTGATTTCTGTAACCCCCCAAGGAGTCTATGTAAATCAAGAACTGCTCCCTTACTCAAAACCAAAACTTAAAGACGGCATGAACCGCGCCTTGCCTCAATGGCGGGTAACGCACTACCCACTTCAAAATGATGAAGTAATGACAATGACCAGCCAAAGCGAATGGTCATTTGATGGTCGCTATTACGGCCTTGTTCACACAAGGCAAATCAAAGGAATGATCACACCCGTATGGGTATTTAACAAATAG
- a CDS encoding competence protein CoiA family protein, with translation MKPFKIKLPFGLNENNIIVHIDNVASGRSCNCICPCCRSPLIAAKGTKNQHHFKHSTTIECAGGLESAIHMAVKQIILERREIRLPEYTITTSLIDSQGKKHHESKTIVQKGRLISFDSVHEEKTLSDIKADILAIKSNEQLIIEIFYRHKVDDQKIEKIKITNTSAIEIDLSDLTPEDVQNWESFWSRINDPNRIQWLYNAKAQIHLLQLENQLKEKVDKLERGYEQEKIKRQQREPIEKQHLIEALEELKHVTNKEYIAQLTKEAENNPVCQIHSNELQLILNELPDFLNLDVPNSDWIYGCDRRVWQIAVYNKFICKNNKLYFSVKQVDDWLQIACGFKVPSCAKTVGKLGRRYPELVPQEILDNMPSSWITLRSYFYHLDRSGVLIYSGNDRRHKGSCWFQIFSRDLNSYPYQSSSIEKVSIAHGYQV, from the coding sequence ATGAAACCATTTAAAATAAAGCTTCCATTTGGATTAAATGAAAATAACATCATTGTTCACATTGACAATGTTGCGAGCGGTAGAAGTTGCAATTGTATTTGCCCATGTTGTCGCTCTCCACTGATTGCTGCCAAGGGTACTAAAAATCAGCATCACTTCAAGCACTCAACGACCATTGAATGTGCAGGAGGATTGGAAAGTGCCATCCATATGGCAGTTAAGCAGATCATATTAGAACGGCGGGAGATCAGACTCCCAGAATATACCATCACGACTTCACTAATCGACTCTCAAGGAAAAAAACATCATGAGTCCAAAACGATTGTCCAAAAAGGAAGGCTGATTTCCTTTGACTCGGTTCATGAAGAGAAAACCCTCAGCGATATCAAAGCCGATATACTCGCTATAAAATCCAACGAGCAACTCATCATAGAAATTTTTTATCGACATAAAGTTGATGATCAAAAGATTGAAAAAATTAAAATAACCAATACTTCTGCTATAGAAATCGATCTGTCTGATCTTACCCCTGAGGATGTGCAAAACTGGGAATCTTTTTGGTCGCGCATCAATGATCCAAATCGTATCCAATGGCTGTATAACGCAAAAGCGCAAATCCACCTTTTGCAACTTGAAAATCAATTAAAGGAAAAAGTCGATAAACTAGAAAGAGGGTATGAACAGGAAAAAATCAAAAGGCAACAGCGTGAGCCTATAGAAAAACAACATCTTATTGAGGCTCTTGAGGAATTAAAACATGTCACCAATAAAGAGTACATAGCTCAACTTACTAAAGAAGCAGAGAATAATCCTGTCTGCCAAATTCACAGTAACGAACTCCAGTTAATACTAAATGAATTGCCCGATTTTCTAAATCTTGATGTACCAAACAGCGATTGGATATATGGCTGCGATAGGCGTGTATGGCAAATAGCCGTATATAACAAATTCATTTGCAAAAATAATAAACTCTACTTCTCAGTTAAGCAGGTTGATGACTGGCTTCAAATTGCCTGTGGTTTTAAAGTACCCAGCTGCGCTAAAACCGTAGGCAAATTAGGCAGGCGTTATCCTGAACTTGTTCCTCAGGAGATTTTGGACAATATGCCCTCATCATGGATTACACTCCGATCCTATTTTTATCATCTTGATCGATCAGGAGTACTTATATACTCCGGGAATGATCGTCGTCACAAGGGAAGCTGCTGGTTTCAAATTTTCAGTAGGGATTTAAATTCTTACCCTTACCAGTCTTCCTCAATCGAGAAGGTTTCCATCGCACATGGTTATCAAGTTTGA
- a CDS encoding type IV secretory system conjugative DNA transfer family protein, whose protein sequence is MSHSKPNNAIGPQVRQKKSGRLNTSLVALVIGAFVISMQIGTQFLAYQFHYAEGLGSSLAHVYMPWQMFIWAMKYQSFYPDTFHAAFGAMVMSGSLLLMMIVLTSRYFKTNEISEYLHGSARWANWEDLKQASLVGHDEGVYVGAYEDDKGEIHYLRHNGPEHVLTYAPTRSGKGVGLVMPTLLSWKHSCVITDLKGELWAMTAGWRQKHAHNKVIRFEPATLKGSARWNPLDEIRVGTESEVGDVQNLATLVVDPDGKGLDTHWQKTSQALLVGFILHAIYKLNHQGEPATFPNIDRMLVDPNINIADLLIEMTQYPHVDGKTHPVISASARDMIDRPEEEAGSVLSTLKSYLALYRDPVVAHNVSASDFCIRDLMNHEHPVSLYIVTQPNDKARLQPLVRVMINMIVRLLADKMEFERVSDDKGQSYVQTKKTYKHRLLCMIDEFPSLGKLDILQESLAFVAGYGLKFYLICQDINQLKSRERGYGPDETITSNCHIQNAYPPNRVETAEHLSKLTGQTTIVKEHITTSGRRFSAFLNQISRTIQEISRPLLTVDECLRMPGPKKDANGLIVEAGDMVIYAAGFPAIYGKQPLYFKDPVFMARASVEAPLHSDRLRAQLSEEEVIKL, encoded by the coding sequence ATGAGTCATAGCAAACCCAACAACGCTATAGGCCCTCAAGTCAGGCAAAAAAAATCGGGCAGGCTCAATACATCATTAGTCGCGCTGGTCATCGGGGCTTTTGTAATTAGCATGCAAATCGGCACCCAGTTTCTGGCTTACCAGTTTCATTATGCCGAGGGCTTAGGCAGCTCTCTTGCGCATGTTTATATGCCCTGGCAGATGTTCATTTGGGCGATGAAATACCAATCGTTTTACCCCGATACGTTTCATGCGGCCTTTGGTGCCATGGTCATGAGTGGCTCATTGCTTTTAATGATGATCGTATTGACTTCCAGATATTTTAAAACGAATGAAATCAGTGAATACCTGCATGGCTCTGCCCGTTGGGCGAATTGGGAGGATTTAAAGCAAGCAAGCCTCGTTGGCCATGATGAAGGCGTTTATGTTGGGGCATATGAAGATGACAAAGGAGAGATTCATTATTTGCGCCATAATGGACCGGAGCATGTTTTAACCTATGCCCCAACACGCTCAGGGAAAGGTGTTGGTCTTGTGATGCCGACACTTCTATCATGGAAACATTCCTGTGTGATTACCGATTTGAAAGGTGAGCTTTGGGCGATGACCGCTGGTTGGAGACAAAAACATGCGCATAACAAAGTCATTCGCTTTGAGCCTGCAACACTAAAAGGTTCAGCTCGCTGGAACCCTCTGGATGAAATCAGAGTGGGTACTGAATCTGAAGTGGGAGACGTACAAAACCTGGCAACCCTTGTGGTTGATCCCGATGGTAAAGGGCTGGATACCCATTGGCAAAAAACCTCACAAGCCCTATTGGTGGGCTTTATATTGCATGCGATTTACAAACTAAACCACCAGGGGGAACCTGCGACCTTTCCCAACATTGACCGCATGCTGGTTGATCCCAATATTAATATTGCCGATCTGCTGATTGAAATGACCCAATACCCACATGTTGATGGCAAAACCCACCCTGTCATTTCTGCCTCGGCTCGAGACATGATAGACCGACCCGAAGAAGAAGCAGGCTCCGTATTATCTACTTTAAAATCCTATTTGGCTTTGTATCGTGATCCAGTAGTCGCACATAACGTCTCAGCTTCTGATTTTTGCATTCGTGATTTAATGAACCATGAACATCCTGTGAGCCTTTACATCGTGACCCAACCAAATGATAAAGCAAGGCTTCAACCTCTGGTGCGCGTGATGATCAATATGATAGTGCGATTATTGGCTGACAAAATGGAATTTGAGCGGGTGTCTGATGATAAAGGTCAGTCCTATGTTCAAACGAAAAAAACCTATAAACATCGCCTGTTGTGCATGATTGATGAATTCCCAAGCCTTGGAAAACTCGACATTCTGCAGGAATCATTAGCCTTTGTTGCGGGATACGGCTTAAAGTTTTACTTAATTTGTCAGGACATCAATCAGCTAAAAAGTCGTGAACGTGGCTATGGTCCTGATGAAACCATCACCTCTAATTGCCATATCCAAAATGCCTATCCTCCAAACCGGGTTGAAACAGCTGAACATCTTTCCAAGCTGACAGGCCAAACGACCATTGTTAAAGAGCACATCACCACCAGTGGCAGACGCTTTTCAGCGTTTTTGAATCAAATATCAAGAACCATTCAGGAAATATCAAGACCCCTTCTGACGGTGGATGAATGCTTGCGTATGCCCGGTCCTAAAAAAGATGCCAATGGCTTGATTGTTGAGGCGGGTGATATGGTGATTTATGCCGCTGGCTTTCCTGCCATTTACGGCAAACAACCGCTTTACTTTAAAGACCCGGTTTTCATGGCAAGAGCTTCTGTTGAAGCCCCCTTACATTCCGATAGATTGCGCGCTCAATTGAGTGAGGAAGAGGTCATCAAGCTATGA
- a CDS encoding pentapeptide repeat-containing protein translates to MKKIVLTASLFGIICPSFHAYAYVPSDVSSFENETDCIRCNLTQSSFSSNWSMKEKSGKFDGTLFTRFSLSGYKLIDSSFVDTNFVQSNLSNDQFDNGIFRNSNLSYSHLSTVNFIKSTFNNVNFSHISMSGHWSSCSFNQVDFNYARLEGVSFLRANLVDVNFANANLKHADFSRVHVERVNFDNADLSYAILIGSNITKEHLSNTKTYKCATLSNGEVYTNDGEFTCN, encoded by the coding sequence ATGAAAAAAATTGTTCTAACCGCCTCTTTATTTGGAATTATTTGCCCTAGCTTTCACGCCTATGCATATGTCCCTAGTGATGTTAGCAGCTTCGAAAATGAAACGGATTGCATTCGATGTAACCTGACACAAAGCTCTTTTTCGTCTAATTGGTCAATGAAGGAAAAATCTGGGAAATTTGATGGTACGTTGTTTACTCGTTTTTCTTTGTCCGGCTATAAATTGATCGACTCTAGTTTTGTTGATACAAATTTTGTACAGTCAAATTTAAGCAATGATCAATTTGATAATGGAATATTTCGAAATTCTAACCTGTCATATTCTCACTTAAGTACCGTTAATTTCATCAAATCGACGTTTAACAACGTTAATTTTTCTCATATTTCAATGAGCGGACATTGGTCTTCCTGCTCTTTCAACCAAGTTGATTTTAATTATGCGCGTCTGGAAGGAGTTTCCTTTTTAAGAGCAAATCTGGTGGATGTTAATTTTGCAAACGCAAATCTAAAACATGCTGATTTTAGTAGAGTCCATGTTGAGCGTGTCAATTTTGATAATGCCGATCTAAGTTATGCAATCCTGATAGGTTCAAATATTACAAAAGAGCATCTTTCTAACACAAAAACATATAAGTGCGCCACGCTTTCGAATGGCGAAGTCTACACCAATGATGGTGAGTTTACTTGCAATTAA
- a CDS encoding zincin-like metallopeptidase domain-containing protein, translating to MTKLPYHQVVANQLIESLKAGTAPWLKPWEPGTGDGQMPYNPVTGKRYRGINALYLMLHPSDDNRWLTYKQAQSIDAQVRKGKKGTSIQYWKFQEEHIKKDDNGHPVLDAQGNPIKVLVNLERPKVFYATVFHASQIDNMPELVRKELDWSLIDRAETLLHQSGATIIDSEADRAFYRLSTDSIHLPPKEQFKSAAHYYATALHELGHWSGHPSRLQRDLGHPFGSDAYAREELRAEIASMILGAELGIGHDPSQHTAYIKSWIRVLEDDPLEIFRACADAEKIVSHLCAFEQTQDLQKTASIDIRDDQLEEEIHMSAEPITTEKRWLNIPYKDKETAKARIGKLPDGTPGIAWDKIQKCWYANPGVPMEKIKPWLPEQQEVTQEKAPAHIDEFKEALLSLGAIISGEHPIMDGNPHRIAMDGDKQGEKAGFYVAHLDGIPAGYIKNNRTGAELHWKSKGYILTAEQKSALKAQALKHQQARQRELEAKQHHTALRLQQKLSQMSEVREPTPYLNAKGIQVHSGAYTDNENKRTCIPAMDVDGTIWSIQYISEDGTKRFAKDSKKEGCFHVLGGLEQLSKASVIIIAEGYATAATIKEATELPAVVSAFDAGNLKAVAKALHEKYPKNPIIIAADDDKHLEITQGVNPGKEKAMEAAKAVNGIMILPTFAPNEQSEHPKRFSDFNDLANQSCLGIEGVRRQLKPQLNELSKKYKRLQQPVKSNVVSMY from the coding sequence ATGACTAAATTGCCTTACCATCAAGTGGTTGCCAATCAACTCATTGAAAGTCTGAAAGCCGGAACCGCCCCGTGGTTAAAACCATGGGAGCCAGGCACAGGTGATGGCCAGATGCCTTATAATCCAGTGACTGGCAAACGCTATCGCGGCATTAATGCCTTGTATTTGATGCTTCATCCCAGCGATGACAACCGCTGGCTCACCTACAAGCAAGCTCAAAGCATTGATGCGCAAGTGCGTAAAGGGAAAAAAGGCACCAGTATTCAATATTGGAAATTTCAAGAAGAGCACATCAAAAAGGATGATAACGGTCATCCCGTGCTGGATGCACAAGGCAATCCGATAAAGGTGCTGGTCAATCTGGAACGCCCCAAAGTGTTTTACGCCACAGTCTTTCATGCCTCACAGATTGATAACATGCCAGAACTCGTCAGGAAGGAACTCGACTGGTCTCTGATTGACAGGGCTGAAACCTTGTTACATCAATCGGGTGCTACCATTATTGATTCCGAAGCCGACCGAGCCTTTTACCGATTATCGACCGACAGCATCCATCTGCCGCCAAAAGAGCAATTTAAATCCGCAGCACATTATTACGCCACCGCATTGCATGAGCTGGGGCATTGGAGTGGTCACCCATCACGACTTCAGCGCGATTTAGGTCATCCTTTTGGCTCAGATGCCTATGCACGTGAGGAACTCCGGGCAGAAATTGCCAGCATGATCTTAGGTGCAGAGCTAGGCATTGGCCACGATCCATCCCAACATACCGCTTATATCAAATCATGGATTCGGGTATTGGAAGATGATCCGCTTGAAATTTTCAGAGCCTGCGCGGATGCCGAAAAAATTGTGAGTCATCTGTGCGCGTTTGAACAAACGCAAGATCTGCAAAAAACAGCTTCTATTGACATCAGGGATGATCAACTCGAAGAGGAAATCCACATGAGCGCTGAACCAATCACCACGGAAAAACGATGGCTAAACATCCCCTACAAAGATAAGGAAACCGCCAAAGCCAGGATTGGTAAACTGCCCGATGGAACACCGGGAATTGCTTGGGATAAAATTCAAAAATGCTGGTATGCAAATCCGGGTGTTCCCATGGAAAAAATCAAACCCTGGCTTCCAGAACAACAAGAAGTTACTCAAGAAAAAGCACCTGCTCACATTGATGAATTTAAAGAAGCCTTGCTAAGCCTTGGTGCTATCATTTCAGGTGAGCATCCCATCATGGATGGTAATCCACATCGCATCGCCATGGATGGAGATAAACAAGGAGAAAAAGCAGGATTTTATGTGGCGCACTTAGATGGCATTCCAGCCGGGTACATTAAAAACAATCGGACTGGTGCCGAGCTTCACTGGAAAAGTAAAGGCTACATTCTAACTGCTGAGCAAAAATCAGCGCTTAAGGCACAAGCGCTTAAACATCAGCAAGCCCGTCAGCGTGAATTGGAAGCCAAACAACATCATACCGCGTTAAGACTCCAGCAAAAGCTATCCCAAATGAGTGAAGTGAGAGAACCCACGCCCTACCTGAACGCCAAAGGCATTCAGGTACACTCTGGTGCATACACCGATAATGAAAACAAACGCACCTGCATCCCCGCCATGGATGTTGACGGCACCATTTGGTCCATTCAATACATATCCGAGGATGGCACCAAACGCTTTGCAAAAGACTCTAAAAAAGAAGGCTGTTTTCATGTCTTGGGTGGACTGGAACAATTGTCCAAAGCATCTGTTATCATCATCGCTGAAGGCTACGCCACTGCAGCAACGATAAAAGAAGCCACAGAACTGCCAGCAGTGGTTTCAGCCTTTGATGCAGGAAACCTTAAAGCTGTCGCCAAGGCATTACATGAAAAATATCCCAAAAACCCCATCATCATCGCCGCAGACGATGACAAGCATCTTGAAATCACCCAAGGTGTCAATCCGGGCAAAGAAAAAGCTATGGAAGCAGCCAAGGCGGTTAACGGCATCATGATTCTGCCGACCTTTGCGCCCAATGAGCAGTCGGAACATCCTAAGAGATTTAGCGATTTTAATGATCTGGCCAATCAGAGTTGCTTGGGGATTGAGGGCGTGAGGCGTCAGCTGAAACCTCAGCTTAATGAACTGTCTAAAAAATACAAACGATTGCAGCAGCCTGTTAAAAGTAATGTAGTATCAATGTATTAA
- a CDS encoding pyridoxal 5'-phosphate synthase yields MPIKRLEQWIKEEKDKGAPNPQQAILSTATTEGIPHSRVVAIREITPQGILFFTQKGTRKVTEIAENPRVSLLFWFELMQREVILEALIEALTEEENKAYWSSYPRIAQLRFLAYAPTSSQPIDSKQILEDKKYRIEQDYKDQDLPYTSLYCGYRIIPTKFTFYQYRTDELSDVSQYNLQENGQWQKQVISP; encoded by the coding sequence ATGCCTATCAAACGATTAGAACAATGGATAAAAGAAGAAAAGGATAAGGGTGCCCCTAACCCACAGCAGGCAATATTATCTACTGCAACAACAGAAGGAATACCTCATTCTCGAGTGGTTGCCATTAGAGAAATTACACCTCAAGGAATTTTATTTTTTACGCAAAAGGGGACAAGAAAAGTAACTGAAATTGCCGAAAATCCTCGTGTTAGTCTTTTGTTCTGGTTTGAGTTAATGCAACGAGAAGTGATATTAGAAGCCCTTATTGAAGCGCTTACTGAGGAAGAAAATAAGGCCTATTGGTCCAGTTATCCAAGAATCGCTCAGCTACGGTTTCTTGCCTATGCTCCTACCTCAAGTCAACCTATCGACTCAAAACAGATATTGGAAGACAAAAAATACAGGATTGAACAGGACTATAAAGATCAAGACTTACCCTATACATCATTGTATTGTGGTTATCGTATCATTCCTACCAAATTTACCTTTTACCAATATCGTACCGATGAACTTTCTGATGTTTCTCAATACAATTTGCAAGAAAATGGCCAGTGGCAAAAGCAAGTGATATCTCCTTAA
- the trbL gene encoding P-type conjugative transfer protein TrbL, translated as MNKRITPYLIILFWLGFSACCHAKGHGIDSRDLLDNILYRFSSTSALWSQIMLGYARYLFWSLALVSMVWTYGLMALRKADLQEFLAETVRFFVVVGFFYWLLENGPAIAKSIIDSMRQLAARASGIDEHVSPSDIVDVGFDIVSRAIDSSSIWSPAATTVGLIVAGVILIVLALVSINMLIILITAWVLTYGGIILLGFGGGRWTQDIAINYYKTVLGIALQAFAMILIIGIGKSFVDQYYAALSESMTLKEMFVMLVVAVLLLVLINKIPPVLAGIVSGGGSGGGGGIGLGAAMGAAGIAGAAMASAAGAAMTQGAGGLSALSAAFKAASQSVNSGSTDSMSAQDKSSKTGGLAEAMGSAAKFAGSFGSHLASGTMDVAREKAATIKEAVAEKIADTTGGKIADAIQSRMDASASKSQETDSEQIVSMGAPEGSFSAGHEASDEVSQFVNQKTAGAHQ; from the coding sequence ATGAATAAACGAATAACTCCTTATTTGATTATCCTGTTCTGGCTTGGATTTTCTGCTTGCTGTCATGCCAAAGGGCATGGCATCGACAGTCGCGATTTATTGGATAACATTTTGTATCGCTTTTCCAGCACGTCTGCACTTTGGAGCCAAATCATGCTCGGCTACGCCCGATACCTCTTTTGGTCTTTGGCCTTGGTGAGCATGGTGTGGACGTATGGCTTAATGGCGTTGCGTAAAGCCGATTTGCAGGAGTTTCTAGCCGAAACGGTGCGGTTTTTTGTTGTGGTCGGTTTTTTCTATTGGCTCTTAGAGAATGGACCGGCCATTGCAAAATCCATCATTGATTCCATGCGGCAACTGGCGGCACGTGCCTCAGGCATTGATGAGCACGTATCGCCATCGGATATTGTTGATGTGGGATTTGATATTGTATCTCGCGCCATCGACAGCTCATCCATCTGGTCGCCTGCAGCAACCACCGTAGGATTAATCGTTGCAGGGGTTATTCTCATCGTGCTGGCTTTAGTCAGTATTAACATGCTCATTATCTTAATCACCGCATGGGTTTTAACCTATGGCGGCATCATTTTATTAGGTTTTGGTGGTGGACGCTGGACTCAGGATATTGCGATTAATTACTACAAAACAGTCTTGGGGATTGCACTGCAAGCGTTTGCCATGATTTTAATTATCGGCATCGGCAAGTCCTTTGTGGATCAATATTATGCGGCACTGTCTGAGAGCATGACGCTTAAAGAAATGTTTGTCATGTTGGTGGTTGCCGTCCTTTTGCTGGTTCTCATTAATAAAATCCCTCCCGTTCTCGCAGGCATCGTATCAGGCGGTGGTTCAGGTGGTGGTGGCGGTATTGGTCTTGGTGCTGCCATGGGAGCTGCAGGAATCGCCGGAGCTGCGATGGCAAGTGCGGCAGGTGCTGCAATGACTCAGGGAGCTGGAGGCTTATCGGCACTGAGCGCAGCCTTTAAGGCCGCCAGTCAAAGCGTTAATTCCGGCAGTACAGACTCCATGTCAGCTCAGGATAAAAGCTCCAAAACCGGTGGGTTAGCAGAAGCTATGGGAAGTGCTGCCAAATTTGCGGGTTCCTTTGGCTCCCATTTAGCCTCTGGCACGATGGATGTGGCTCGTGAAAAAGCAGCCACGATTAAAGAAGCCGTTGCGGAAAAAATTGCTGACACCACGGGTGGAAAAATTGCGGATGCCATCCAAAGCAGAATGGATGCCTCGGCGTCTAAATCTCAAGAGACTGACTCAGAGCAGATTGTTTCCATGGGTGCGCCAGAAGGCAGTTTTAGCGCAGGACATGAGGCCTCGGATGAAGTCAGCCAGTTTGTAAACCAGAAAACCGCTGGAGCGCATCAATGA